Proteins encoded by one window of Flavobacterium sp. N502540:
- a CDS encoding efflux RND transporter periplasmic adaptor subunit, producing MKKQSFFSILAASIIITSCGNKNDKAAQAGGAPQVKEYKTLTLEPKSATLYTDYPASIQGQQNIEIRPRVEGYIDKIFVDEGAVVRAGQPLFKISAPEYEQEVRTATASIKSAQANLSAAKLAVNKVKPLVEKGIISKYDLESAQYTYESALATLAQANASLVNAKTNLGYTTVTSPVDGVVGSIPFRLGSLVSSNTADPLTTVSSIGNVYAYFAVNEKKLLSFTQNTDSGIALAEKIKKMPAVSLLLSDGTAYGEKGRIETVNGLINTETGSVTFRARFPNTKSIIRSGNSTTVRIPNEVNQAIIVPQSATFELQDKLFTVVVGKDGKTKNANITVLENTAGNYYVVKSGLQSGDQIVLEGVAALKDGTEIKAQNQSAETVYADLK from the coding sequence ATGAAGAAGCAATCTTTTTTTAGTATTCTAGCAGCATCTATTATCATCACTTCGTGTGGAAACAAAAATGATAAAGCGGCTCAGGCCGGAGGTGCACCACAAGTTAAAGAATATAAAACGCTGACTTTAGAACCTAAATCGGCAACTTTATATACAGATTATCCCGCCAGTATTCAGGGACAGCAAAATATAGAAATTCGTCCGCGGGTAGAAGGGTATATTGATAAGATTTTTGTTGATGAAGGTGCCGTGGTTAGGGCCGGACAGCCATTATTTAAAATTAGTGCTCCGGAATATGAGCAGGAAGTTCGCACTGCCACTGCAAGTATCAAAAGTGCTCAGGCTAATTTAAGTGCGGCTAAACTGGCAGTCAATAAAGTAAAGCCGTTGGTTGAAAAAGGAATCATCAGTAAATACGATTTAGAATCGGCACAATATACTTATGAATCAGCTTTGGCAACACTGGCGCAGGCCAATGCAAGTTTGGTAAATGCCAAGACAAACTTGGGATATACAACAGTAACCAGTCCTGTTGACGGAGTGGTGGGCTCTATTCCGTTTCGTTTGGGAAGTTTAGTGAGTTCTAATACCGCAGATCCTTTAACGACGGTTTCAAGCATCGGAAATGTATATGCTTATTTTGCAGTGAATGAAAAAAAACTTCTAAGTTTTACTCAGAATACAGATTCCGGAATTGCACTGGCAGAAAAAATTAAAAAGATGCCTGCTGTCTCTCTGCTTCTTTCAGATGGTACAGCTTACGGTGAAAAAGGGCGTATTGAAACTGTAAACGGATTAATCAATACCGAGACTGGTTCCGTTACTTTCAGAGCACGTTTCCCCAATACAAAGAGCATCATCAGAAGCGGAAACAGTACTACAGTGCGAATTCCAAACGAAGTGAATCAAGCGATTATTGTTCCTCAAAGCGCCACTTTTGAACTTCAGGATAAATTATTTACTGTGGTAGTTGGAAAAGACGGGAAAACTAAAAACGCCAATATTACGGTTTTAGAAAATACTGCAGGAAATTATTATGTCGTAAAAAGCGGTTTGCAGAGCGGCGACCAAATTGTTCTGGAAGGTGTGGCAGCACTTAAAGACGGAACTGAAATTAAAGCTCAGAATCAAAGTGCAGAAACGGTTTACGCGGATTTAAAATAA
- a CDS encoding sensor histidine kinase, protein MTPNFFKPFMSTGLHILAWVLLGYMQLFYIPLTWNIALPHIFWIWQTIVLLFMLAIFYYNAKVIVPKTIIKDKIGPFLLWILLIIFIMQLASYFYNLNTDLHNKLAALIRFKRYRNTYFDNYIFSLTLLVLAISTSYAMLLHWQRAAQHKQKLEQDKTMTELAMLKAQINPHFFFNSLNSIYSLTYTNIEDSRNALHTLSRMMRYLLYSTEGERTTLLKEVDFMKDFIALMKLRANSKLTITGDIPEKIQDYPIVPMLLLPLVENAFKHGVHATDKSEIHFALKQNGTLLEFEVENTFFEKTTPTEQGGIGLTNTKRRLHLIYPDKHSLTAGIDPNGKYKVNLQITLEQ, encoded by the coding sequence ATGACACCCAATTTTTTTAAACCGTTTATGTCTACCGGATTACACATCCTGGCCTGGGTATTATTAGGATATATGCAGCTGTTTTATATTCCGCTTACCTGGAATATAGCACTTCCCCATATATTCTGGATTTGGCAAACCATTGTTTTGCTTTTCATGCTTGCGATTTTTTACTATAATGCCAAGGTAATTGTTCCAAAAACCATCATTAAAGACAAAATTGGTCCTTTCCTGTTATGGATACTATTGATTATTTTCATCATGCAGCTGGCATCCTATTTTTACAACCTCAACACCGATTTACATAACAAACTGGCTGCGCTTATCCGATTCAAACGATACCGAAACACCTATTTCGATAACTATATTTTTAGTCTCACCTTACTGGTTCTGGCCATCAGTACCAGTTATGCCATGCTGCTGCATTGGCAAAGAGCTGCTCAACATAAACAAAAACTGGAGCAGGACAAAACGATGACCGAACTGGCCATGCTGAAAGCACAAATCAATCCGCATTTCTTCTTTAATTCGCTTAACAGCATTTACTCCCTTACGTATACTAATATTGAAGATTCCCGTAATGCGCTTCACACTTTAAGCCGAATGATGCGATACCTGCTTTACAGTACTGAAGGCGAAAGAACAACTTTATTGAAAGAGGTAGATTTTATGAAGGACTTTATTGCTCTAATGAAACTTCGGGCTAACAGTAAACTGACTATTACAGGTGATATTCCGGAAAAAATTCAGGATTATCCAATTGTACCGATGCTCTTACTGCCTTTAGTCGAAAATGCCTTTAAACATGGTGTGCATGCTACGGACAAAAGCGAGATTCATTTTGCGCTGAAACAAAACGGAACCCTTCTTGAATTTGAGGTAGAAAACACTTTTTTCGAGAAAACAACTCCAACAGAACAGGGCGGAATTGGTTTAACCAATACCAAACGCCGATTACACCTCATCTATCCTGACAAACACAGTTTAACGGCCGGTATTGATCCAAACGGAAAATATAAAGTAAACCTGCAAATAACTTTAGAACAATGA